From a region of the Candidatus Jettenia caeni genome:
- a CDS encoding ATPase, translating to MDGWIKKAKENRKKGDESMFKRAQKSLSKARICLCGPAGSGKTYSALRVASGLGNRIAMIDTEHGSGALYSDMLDYDILELQPPFDCTKYINAIKEAENQGYNTIIIDSLSHAWAGEGGLLDFHAKVASGGKDNSYTAWRQVTPLHTALIEAMLQSKCHIIATARSKMEYAIDKDTSGKTIIRKIGMQPVFRDGLEYEFMIFFDLSQEHTATATKDRTSLFDGKYFKITRETGEMIYTWLTSNNDKPVLNLNQTQTPINEQKEAHKLRDLYLPRNKEKLDEKKLKQKAFGDNTEFLKCIEKMKGRVDPDTFNEICKQYEPLDKLYDRAKQIELYNRLKEKELFAMM from the coding sequence ATGGATGGCTGGATAAAAAAAGCTAAAGAGAATAGGAAGAAAGGAGATGAAAGCATGTTTAAAAGAGCACAAAAATCACTCAGTAAGGCACGGATATGTCTTTGTGGACCAGCCGGTAGTGGCAAGACCTATTCGGCATTACGTGTTGCATCAGGATTAGGTAACAGGATAGCCATGATAGATACAGAACATGGCTCTGGCGCATTGTATTCAGATATGCTTGACTATGATATTCTTGAGTTACAACCGCCGTTTGATTGTACAAAATACATCAACGCAATCAAAGAAGCAGAGAATCAGGGCTATAACACCATTATTATTGATTCTTTGAGCCATGCATGGGCTGGAGAGGGTGGGTTGTTGGATTTCCATGCAAAAGTAGCTAGCGGAGGTAAGGACAACTCTTACACAGCATGGCGACAGGTTACCCCACTGCATACTGCCCTTATTGAGGCAATGCTGCAATCGAAATGTCATATCATAGCAACAGCACGGTCAAAGATGGAGTATGCAATTGATAAGGATACTTCGGGGAAAACGATTATTAGAAAGATAGGCATGCAGCCCGTTTTCCGTGACGGGCTTGAATACGAGTTTATGATCTTTTTTGATTTGAGTCAGGAACATACCGCAACAGCGACGAAGGACCGGACATCACTCTTTGACGGTAAGTATTTCAAGATAACCCGTGAGACCGGGGAGATGATATATACCTGGCTTACTTCAAACAACGATAAGCCTGTCCTTAATTTAAATCAAACACAGACGCCTATAAATGAGCAGAAAGAGGCGCATAAACTTAGAGATTTGTATTTGCCAAGGAATAAGGAAAAGCTGGACGAGAAAAAGCTCAAACAAAAGGCTTTTGGCGATAATACAGAGTTTTTGAAATGTATAGAGAAGATGAAAGGGCGGGTGGATCCAGACACGTTCAACGAAATATGTAAGCAATATGAACCTCTCGATAAGCTGTATGATAGAGCAAAGCAGATAGAACTCTATAACAGATTAAAAGAGAAAGAACTCTTTGCTATGATGTAA
- a CDS encoding putative DNA polymerase III beta subunit has translation MGLFTKKVTLVSNKRNLGKIPIPVARELVTTKHAQIVKRFPIVIGLKHAGKGSGIAKPKINSTQPLKSIIAIASKCVSKGNRRTILETIRFKVIGNKLRIDATDLEVHCIGYLELGKNYTITTEGTDGICVYANDLARIIQSKEETTNIRIAGGDVPQVHIGSFVVTGEKIEHFPEIPPPGNTQQNYIISDIGNKLAFVQKATSNNKTRSSLCGIYFDFKQGNIIGADGNRLHMVPVSNTNPDPNGKDIIIPSKIAQVAKYLTGKVILANSTQTEEVNKGDTEREKPTNAIFELNVPGCMSCTVRYQAVDALFPHYQDVIPKVFASEFLVDTKDFLVNLHKAKLSVSDSYPCVTGTFDTGQLTLSARATDRSAYEGIVKGKYQGPAYTGAVNPWYLIDMLENIPDESVTIQLPDKPGDAWVIKGTSGYSAVIMPVELR, from the coding sequence ATGGGTTTATTTACAAAGAAAGTTACTCTGGTTAGTAACAAGCGTAACCTGGGGAAGATTCCTATCCCTGTTGCCAGGGAACTTGTCACTACCAAACATGCACAGATAGTAAAGAGATTTCCTATAGTCATTGGGTTAAAACACGCTGGGAAAGGGAGTGGTATCGCTAAGCCAAAAATTAACTCAACACAGCCACTGAAGAGCATCATTGCCATTGCATCGAAGTGTGTATCGAAAGGTAATCGGAGGACTATTCTCGAAACAATCCGATTCAAAGTTATTGGCAATAAACTTCGCATTGATGCTACCGATCTGGAAGTACATTGTATTGGTTATTTAGAGCTTGGAAAGAACTACACCATTACTACTGAGGGTACTGATGGGATATGTGTCTATGCTAACGACTTGGCAAGGATTATACAATCAAAAGAAGAAACCACAAACATAAGGATTGCAGGAGGAGATGTACCTCAAGTCCATATAGGATCGTTCGTTGTAACAGGAGAGAAGATCGAACACTTCCCCGAAATACCACCACCTGGAAATACCCAGCAGAATTACATCATAAGCGATATCGGGAATAAGCTTGCTTTCGTACAAAAGGCAACATCCAATAACAAGACTAGATCCTCCCTTTGCGGTATCTATTTCGATTTCAAGCAAGGGAATATTATTGGTGCAGATGGGAATCGTCTCCACATGGTACCGGTCAGCAATACCAATCCTGATCCCAATGGCAAAGATATTATAATCCCTTCCAAAATTGCTCAGGTTGCAAAATATCTGACGGGTAAGGTGATCCTTGCAAACAGCACACAAACAGAGGAGGTAAACAAGGGAGATACGGAACGAGAGAAACCAACGAATGCCATATTCGAACTGAACGTGCCGGGGTGTATGAGTTGTACGGTACGATATCAAGCTGTAGATGCCCTGTTCCCGCACTATCAGGATGTAATCCCGAAGGTCTTTGCAAGTGAGTTTCTCGTTGATACAAAAGATTTCCTGGTAAACCTGCACAAGGCAAAACTCTCTGTTTCTGATAGTTACCCTTGTGTAACGGGTACGTTCGATACCGGTCAACTGACTCTTTCTGCCAGAGCCACTGATCGGTCTGCATACGAGGGGATTGTAAAAGGCAAGTATCAGGGACCTGCTTACACAGGGGCTGTAAATCCATGGTATCTTATCGATATGTTAGAGAATATCCCTGATGAGTCAGTTACAATACAATTGCCAGATAAGCCAGGTGATGCATGGGTTATCAAGGGCACATCGGGATACTCGGCTGTGATTATGCCCGTTGAATTACGATAA
- a CDS encoding putative transposase, with protein sequence MPGSDSFEILTTKRLDHLPLVSACMRYLEIDQIIDELVPSHKLNCVSAGECLQAMVLSILTGQHALYKVSEVLGDYDTEIIFQKPIKPESFHDNRLRAALDQMGEAGLGMLYSKLML encoded by the coding sequence ATGCCGGGGAGTGATTCTTTTGAAATTCTTACTACCAAGAGACTCGATCATCTTCCTTTGGTATCTGCCTGTATGCGATACCTGGAAATTGACCAGATTATTGATGAACTGGTTCCCTCTCATAAACTCAATTGTGTAAGTGCGGGAGAATGTCTCCAGGCAATGGTCTTGTCAATCCTTACGGGTCAACATGCTCTGTATAAAGTCTCTGAAGTATTGGGAGACTATGATACCGAGATTATCTTCCAGAAACCGATCAAGCCTGAATCATTCCATGATAACCGCTTAAGGGCAGCACTGGATCAGATGGGGGAAGCTGGCTTGGGGATGTTGTATTCAAAGCTTATGCTTTAA
- a CDS encoding DNA polymerase has protein sequence MDIRENLGRLTCSIGIAPNKLLAKLGSDMKKPDGLVIIRQEDVHTLMEHLPVKELCGIGQQVESHLAALGIKTCGELGRASIQVLKNQFGVMGERLKRMAQGIDESPVIPTEQEPDAKSVGHSMTLDRNESDREVLERHILQLSEMVGGRLRRAGYLGRTVTLTLRYADFSTFTRRRTARLYTNNSLDIHMIAQEIFHAIRLQQPVRLVGVSAHNLIRNIAQIPLFRTDKMKQAATRAMDEINDRYGDFCITWGTLIERYHHKGVISPSWRPNGVTCVHFSQQKSNQQKILRDDNNLSSSTK, from the coding sequence ATGGATATTCGGGAAAACCTTGGCAGGCTTACCTGTTCTATCGGTATAGCTCCGAATAAACTTTTGGCAAAACTGGGCAGTGATATGAAAAAACCGGATGGGCTTGTAATCATACGGCAAGAGGATGTTCATACATTAATGGAGCATCTGCCGGTAAAAGAACTGTGTGGTATTGGTCAACAAGTTGAAAGCCATTTAGCTGCTCTGGGAATTAAAACCTGTGGTGAGCTGGGAAGAGCTTCAATACAGGTATTGAAGAATCAATTTGGTGTAATGGGAGAACGGTTAAAGCGTATGGCTCAGGGTATCGATGAAAGTCCTGTCATACCGACGGAACAGGAGCCTGATGCAAAATCGGTTGGCCATAGTATGACCCTTGATAGGAACGAAAGTGATAGAGAAGTATTGGAGCGCCATATCCTTCAATTATCCGAGATGGTAGGCGGACGCTTACGCCGTGCTGGTTATCTGGGGAGAACGGTTACCCTCACTTTACGGTATGCAGATTTCAGTACCTTTACCAGACGCCGTACTGCAAGACTCTATACCAATAACAGTCTCGATATTCATATGATTGCTCAGGAGATATTCCATGCGATACGTCTCCAGCAACCGGTCAGATTGGTAGGTGTAAGTGCTCATAATCTTATCAGGAACATAGCACAAATACCGCTTTTTCGTACAGACAAAATGAAACAGGCTGCCACCCGTGCAATGGATGAGATCAATGACCGGTATGGTGATTTCTGTATTACCTGGGGTACGTTAATTGAACGGTACCATCATAAAGGGGTTATCTCTCCATCCTGGAGGCCGAATGGGGTTACCTGTGTTCATTTTTCTCAACAAAAGAGTAATCAACAGAAAATACTTAGGGATGATAACAACCTCTCGTCTAGCACAAAATAA
- a CDS encoding transcriptional repressor codes for MNTNKSKSVNASLTKKQSEFFSFLKEYLQEKGYPPTVREMMQGLELSSANIVRKYLNILERKGYIRRQFNSPRAIEIVEMASRNREFRSVPIGGRIRAGTPHPIIEDIEGYLSIDTSICRSNNTFLLKVVGDSMIDAHIQEGDFVLVKPQPVANNGDIVVAIVNGEATVKRFYKKGDTVQLKPEHPTMKPITLKEGQADVHIVGKVTTVIRQLEK; via the coding sequence ATGAACACCAATAAGTCAAAAAGCGTAAATGCTTCACTAACCAAAAAACAATCAGAATTCTTCTCTTTCCTGAAAGAATATCTTCAGGAAAAGGGTTATCCTCCTACTGTACGGGAAATGATGCAGGGGCTTGAACTCTCCAGTGCCAATATCGTGAGAAAGTATCTCAATATCTTAGAACGGAAAGGTTATATCAGGAGACAATTCAACAGTCCACGGGCTATTGAAATTGTTGAGATGGCTTCCAGAAATAGGGAATTCAGATCAGTGCCAATTGGGGGGAGAATCAGGGCTGGTACTCCTCATCCCATCATAGAAGATATTGAAGGGTATCTCTCCATAGATACATCGATATGCCGCAGTAATAATACATTTCTTTTAAAAGTAGTAGGAGATAGTATGATCGATGCCCATATTCAGGAAGGCGACTTCGTTTTGGTTAAACCACAGCCTGTTGCTAACAATGGAGATATTGTAGTTGCCATTGTTAATGGCGAGGCTACCGTAAAGAGATTTTACAAAAAGGGGGATACGGTACAACTAAAACCAGAACACCCAACGATGAAGCCAATTACTCTCAAAGAAGGTCAGGCAGATGTGCATATTGTTGGCAAGGTTACTACCGTAATAAGACAACTTGAGAAATAA
- a CDS encoding ATP-dependent helicase, producing the protein MNKEFIKALKSGIKDNRDRGSVGEFLKEKILPGSKLLAVSAYFTIYAYEALKNHLTQIEQLDFLFGEPRFIKSLDPNKVDKKSFKIEDEEIELSNRLEQNRIAKECAEWIKQKVKIKSIKHANLLHGKLYHVDNHGVEEAVLGSSNFTVKGLGLSTNNNIELNLEVDSRRDRNDLKEWFYEIWNNDEIVEDVKDEVLAYLDQLYANHCPEFIYYKTLYHIFGKFLEDQSREGLLTERTQLTETEIWKTLFEFQKDGVKGAINKILTHNGCIIADSVGLGKTFEALAIIKYFELLNYRVLVLCPKKLRENWTVYQAHINSELNPFINDRFNYTVLCHTDLSRDRGKSGDIDLATINWGNYDLVVIDESHNFRNNTKGRRDEDNNIIRKSRYERLMDDIIKKGIKTKVLLISATPVNIHLRDLRNQIYFITEDKDDAFKQSMGIHSLKETIAVAQREFTHWADHRKNPERNVKDLLEKLPSSFFKLLDELTIARSRKHIQSYYKEEMNKIGAFPERLKPVSIFPQIDIKGRFMSYDKLNDEISNYQLSLFNPSKYVKDKYKDIYEERAGAKKVKRLELFPFTQFEREHYLIGMMKVNFMKRLESSIRSFAITMNRTISKIEDLEDRIWRFKQFQSENPDLDFDDLADIDREDEELKEAMEVGKKFTYKLAHLKVDAWLRDLQKDKAQLSILHSTADGIHAERDAKLKELKGLIEAKVKNPTFTKDGKPNKKALIFTAFADTAEYLYDALKDWVFDVLKVHIALVTGGASNCKTTFMLKGYKGQSEFNHILTNFSPVSKKRNKIPSMPQDEEIDILIATDCISEGQNLQDCDYLINYDIHWNPVKIIQRFGRIDRIGSINEAVQLVNFWPTDDLNKYINLKNRVEARMALVDVAATTEDNILNTEAIRELIKDDLKYRDKQLLRLKDEVPDLEDLGESVTLNEFTLDDFRIELSKYIEANRKVLEDAPLGLYAVAPSPSGENAHLTDYSRLDKTAKDLISSGVIFCLRQRGDSSGNEKVNPLQPYFLVYVRDDSIVRYTFTQAKQILEMFRLLCSGKTVPYEALCRLFDEQTNNGSNMSHYNELLKKSVDAIVSTFKKKTLHHLLSGRNAILPDKQSQVSETTDFELITWLVIK; encoded by the coding sequence ATGAATAAGGAATTCATCAAAGCCTTAAAGTCTGGAATTAAAGACAACAGGGATAGAGGTTCTGTCGGTGAGTTTTTAAAAGAAAAAATCCTGCCAGGCTCAAAGTTACTAGCAGTTTCCGCATATTTTACCATTTATGCATACGAGGCGTTAAAAAATCATTTGACCCAAATAGAACAATTAGATTTTCTCTTTGGCGAGCCAAGATTTATCAAATCCCTTGACCCCAATAAAGTTGATAAAAAATCCTTCAAGATCGAAGATGAGGAAATAGAACTCAGTAACAGGCTTGAGCAGAACAGAATCGCTAAAGAATGCGCTGAATGGATTAAGCAAAAGGTTAAGATAAAATCAATAAAACATGCTAATTTACTTCACGGTAAATTATACCACGTTGATAATCATGGTGTAGAAGAAGCTGTTCTGGGAAGCTCAAATTTTACCGTAAAAGGGTTGGGGTTGTCTACGAACAATAATATTGAGCTAAACCTTGAAGTAGATAGCAGGCGGGATAGAAACGATTTAAAAGAATGGTTTTATGAGATTTGGAATAACGATGAAATTGTAGAAGATGTAAAAGATGAAGTACTGGCATATTTAGATCAGCTCTATGCAAATCACTGCCCTGAATTTATTTATTACAAGACACTTTATCATATATTCGGGAAATTCCTTGAAGATCAATCCAGAGAAGGATTGCTTACTGAAAGAACCCAATTGACCGAGACAGAAATCTGGAAAACACTATTTGAATTTCAGAAAGACGGTGTTAAAGGCGCGATTAATAAAATACTTACCCATAACGGTTGTATTATTGCCGATAGCGTTGGCTTGGGGAAAACCTTTGAGGCATTGGCAATTATCAAATATTTTGAATTGCTTAATTATAGGGTTTTGGTGCTTTGTCCTAAAAAATTAAGGGAAAACTGGACTGTTTATCAGGCTCACATCAACAGTGAACTAAATCCCTTTATAAACGATAGATTTAATTACACCGTTCTATGCCATACGGATTTGAGCAGGGATAGAGGGAAATCCGGCGACATAGACCTTGCTACTATAAACTGGGGCAACTATGACCTCGTGGTGATAGATGAATCCCACAACTTCCGCAATAACACGAAGGGAAGAAGGGACGAAGATAACAATATCATCCGCAAAAGCCGTTATGAGCGGCTAATGGACGATATTATCAAGAAGGGAATAAAAACAAAGGTTTTATTAATCTCTGCAACGCCCGTTAATATACATCTGCGTGACTTAAGGAATCAAATCTACTTTATAACGGAAGATAAAGACGATGCCTTTAAGCAATCTATGGGTATTCATAGCCTGAAAGAGACAATTGCAGTAGCTCAGCGTGAGTTTACGCACTGGGCAGACCATAGGAAAAATCCGGAGCGAAACGTTAAAGATTTGCTTGAAAAATTACCTTCCTCATTTTTCAAACTCCTTGATGAACTGACCATTGCCCGTTCCCGGAAACATATACAGTCATACTACAAGGAGGAAATGAACAAGATTGGGGCATTCCCGGAGAGATTAAAGCCTGTTTCAATCTTTCCTCAGATAGACATAAAGGGCCGTTTTATGTCCTATGATAAGCTGAACGACGAAATATCCAATTATCAGCTTTCCTTGTTCAACCCTTCCAAATATGTAAAAGATAAATATAAGGATATCTACGAAGAAAGGGCTGGAGCAAAAAAAGTGAAGCGGCTTGAGTTGTTCCCTTTTACCCAATTTGAACGTGAACACTACTTAATTGGCATGATGAAGGTAAATTTCATGAAGCGGCTCGAAAGCTCCATCAGGTCTTTTGCAATAACGATGAACAGGACTATCAGCAAAATTGAGGATTTGGAGGACAGGATTTGGCGGTTTAAACAATTTCAAAGCGAAAATCCCGATTTGGATTTTGATGATTTGGCAGATATTGATAGAGAAGATGAAGAACTAAAAGAGGCAATGGAGGTTGGTAAAAAATTTACCTATAAACTGGCGCATTTAAAGGTAGACGCATGGCTTAGAGACTTACAAAAAGACAAGGCACAGTTGAGTATTTTACATTCTACCGCAGATGGTATACATGCAGAGAGAGACGCCAAGCTCAAAGAATTAAAAGGGCTTATAGAAGCGAAGGTGAAAAACCCCACCTTTACCAAAGATGGCAAACCAAATAAAAAAGCGCTTATATTTACTGCCTTTGCCGATACTGCCGAATATCTCTATGATGCCTTAAAAGATTGGGTTTTCGATGTGTTGAAGGTGCATATCGCCTTAGTAACAGGAGGCGCCAGTAATTGCAAAACCACCTTCATGCTTAAAGGGTACAAAGGACAATCTGAGTTTAACCATATACTAACGAACTTCTCACCGGTTTCCAAAAAACGCAACAAGATCCCTTCGATGCCGCAAGATGAAGAAATTGATATTTTAATCGCTACCGATTGTATTTCAGAAGGTCAAAACCTGCAGGATTGCGACTATTTAATCAATTACGACATACACTGGAATCCTGTAAAAATAATCCAGCGTTTCGGCAGGATTGACCGCATCGGCTCCATCAATGAAGCAGTCCAATTGGTTAATTTCTGGCCTACCGATGATTTAAACAAATATATTAACCTCAAGAACCGTGTGGAGGCGCGCATGGCGCTGGTGGACGTTGCCGCTACAACTGAGGATAATATCCTGAACACAGAGGCAATCAGGGAACTGATAAAGGACGATTTAAAATACAGGGATAAGCAATTGCTGAGATTAAAGGACGAGGTACCCGACCTCGAAGACCTGGGCGAAAGCGTTACCCTGAACGAATTCACTTTAGATGATTTCAGAATCGAGTTGAGTAAATACATAGAGGCAAATAGAAAGGTATTGGAAGATGCCCCGCTGGGTCTCTATGCCGTAGCGCCTTCGCCGTCTGGTGAAAATGCACATCTGACAGACTATTCCAGATTAGATAAAACAGCAAAAGACCTTATCAGTAGCGGGGTAATTTTCTGTTTAAGGCAAAGGGGTGATAGCTCCGGTAATGAAAAGGTGAACCCATTACAACCGTACTTTCTGGTCTATGTAAGAGACGATAGCATTGTAAGGTATACGTTCACCCAGGCAAAGCAGATACTGGAAATGTTCCGGTTGCTTTGTTCCGGAAAAACAGTTCCCTACGAGGCATTATGCCGTTTATTTGATGAGCAGACCAATAATGGTAGTAATATGAGTCACTACAATGAATTGCTGAAAAAGTCCGTTGATGCTATAGTAAGCACCTTCAAGAAAAAAACGTTACATCATTTGCTCTCCGGTAGAAATGCCATCCTGCCCGACAAACAATCACAGGTATCAGAAACAACAGACTTTGAATTGATTACCTGGCTGGTGATAAAATGA
- a CDS encoding ATPase codes for MQNPFTIGIAKNEDFCNRRQELADLVNYAKNGQKVVLYSPRRYGKSSLVRQVLKELEKVNFLTVYVDLFSISSEQDFISTLATGILKRIGSGADPRSLGDKVKNLFGRLIPVFEVTPEGLGFSVKFDRSTKLELLLDDLMEGVYNYIKKKQLRACIALDEFQEVTELAESKKIEGILRSHIQLQKEIAYFYIGSRRRILKDIFTDKSRPFYKSAFLYTLKEIPKEDFIPHIEKRFKESSKKCPSDTAEKIYDTVRGYPYYVQKLALLTWDITQKACNNDLIDVAYKLLLKMETPGFEGIWSGLTLIQKAVLKALAKEPTASPFAKEYLERYGLTIGGVQKAIHALLSKDLIGKDTEDKYRLTDPVMGDWLRE; via the coding sequence ATGCAGAATCCATTTACTATAGGTATTGCAAAAAATGAAGATTTTTGTAACAGGCGGCAGGAACTGGCAGATTTAGTAAACTACGCAAAGAACGGACAAAAGGTCGTTCTCTATTCACCACGGCGGTACGGGAAATCTTCTCTGGTAAGGCAGGTGTTAAAAGAACTGGAGAAGGTAAACTTTTTGACCGTTTATGTAGATTTATTTTCCATCTCATCGGAACAGGATTTTATTTCTACCCTTGCAACGGGTATTTTGAAAAGAATCGGCAGCGGGGCCGATCCCCGATCGCTTGGAGATAAGGTAAAAAATCTGTTTGGCAGGTTAATCCCTGTATTTGAGGTAACACCGGAAGGTTTAGGCTTTTCTGTTAAATTTGATCGTAGTACGAAATTAGAGCTTCTCCTTGATGATCTTATGGAGGGTGTATACAACTATATAAAGAAGAAACAACTCAGGGCTTGTATTGCATTGGATGAATTCCAGGAGGTTACAGAGCTTGCTGAATCGAAAAAGATAGAGGGTATTCTGCGGTCTCATATCCAATTACAAAAAGAAATAGCTTATTTTTATATTGGCAGTCGCAGACGGATATTAAAAGATATTTTTACGGATAAAAGCCGTCCATTTTATAAAAGTGCATTTCTTTATACCCTCAAAGAGATACCGAAAGAGGATTTTATCCCCCATATTGAGAAAAGATTTAAGGAGAGCAGCAAAAAATGTCCATCTGATACGGCAGAGAAGATATACGATACAGTCAGGGGATATCCATACTATGTCCAGAAGCTTGCCTTACTAACGTGGGATATTACACAAAAAGCCTGTAATAATGATCTGATTGATGTTGCATATAAGCTCCTCCTTAAGATGGAAACACCTGGCTTTGAAGGTATCTGGAGTGGTCTAACATTAATACAGAAAGCAGTACTAAAAGCACTTGCCAAAGAGCCTACCGCATCTCCTTTTGCGAAAGAGTATCTTGAAAGGTATGGACTCACGATAGGGGGTGTTCAAAAGGCAATACATGCCTTGCTCTCAAAGGACTTAATCGGAAAAGACACAGAAGATAAGTATCGGCTTACTGATCCCGTTATGGGGGACTGGCTGAGGGAATAA
- a CDS encoding putative phage tail sheath protein → MPISPTYPGVYVEEIPSGVRTIAGVATSITAFLGRALMGPVNEPVRIQGFPDFERRFGGLWVKSTLSYAVYQYFLNGGADAIVVRVHNGATKASLSLQAGSNTLALEATNEGEWGNNLQAIIDYNTKDKDSPSPDSNLFNLTIQKVNPTTKEIQQAEVFRNISVNGSDARFVTKVLEQESTLVRVKGTVPSTRPDASLIDAVTNKPIAQTSNNDGGDGSDLTDIHISSPSLEVKKEGIWALKKADLFNVLCIPPLTRENDVGTSTLSAALKYCKDQRAMLIVDPPSVWNDVSKVFDSTIGVDKLNLRDENAAIFFPRLKMPDPLQENRLEEFVPCGAVAGIFARTDAQRGVWKAPAGIDTTLTGVAELTMKLTDGENGLLNPLGVNCLRDFPGIGRVVWGARTLEGADHLASEWKYVPVRRTALFLEESLYRGLKWVVFEPNDEPLWAQIRLNVGAFMNNLFRQGAFQGKTPREAYFVKCDSETTTQTDINLGIVNILVGFAPLKPAEFVIIRIQQMAGQIQT, encoded by the coding sequence ATGCCTATTAGTCCTACCTATCCGGGTGTTTATGTTGAGGAAATACCCAGTGGTGTACGAACCATAGCTGGAGTTGCGACATCAATTACAGCCTTTCTTGGAAGAGCCCTCATGGGGCCAGTAAATGAGCCCGTGAGAATTCAGGGCTTTCCTGATTTTGAGCGAAGGTTTGGCGGACTCTGGGTTAAGAGTACTCTGAGTTATGCTGTATACCAGTATTTCCTTAATGGCGGTGCAGATGCTATCGTTGTGCGTGTCCATAACGGAGCAACAAAGGCAAGTTTGAGTCTTCAGGCCGGTAGTAATACGTTAGCGTTAGAGGCTACGAATGAGGGAGAATGGGGTAATAACCTTCAGGCTATAATTGATTATAACACGAAAGATAAAGACAGTCCTTCCCCTGATAGTAATCTCTTTAACCTGACTATCCAGAAAGTGAACCCAACAACAAAAGAAATCCAGCAAGCCGAAGTATTCCGGAATATTTCAGTAAATGGAAGCGATGCACGATTCGTAACGAAAGTACTTGAGCAGGAGTCAACACTTGTTCGTGTGAAAGGAACAGTACCCTCAACCCGGCCAGATGCTAGTTTAATCGATGCTGTTACCAATAAACCCATAGCTCAAACCTCGAACAATGATGGTGGAGACGGTTCGGATCTGACAGATATTCATATATCAAGTCCTAGTTTAGAGGTTAAAAAAGAGGGTATCTGGGCGCTTAAAAAAGCTGACCTTTTTAATGTGCTCTGTATTCCACCGCTTACCCGTGAAAACGATGTTGGCACCAGCACCTTAAGTGCAGCGCTAAAATATTGCAAGGATCAACGTGCTATGCTCATCGTTGATCCTCCATCTGTATGGAACGATGTTTCAAAAGTTTTCGATAGTACTATAGGCGTTGACAAGCTAAACCTTCGTGATGAAAATGCTGCCATTTTTTTCCCCCGGTTGAAGATGCCCGATCCTTTACAGGAAAACCGTTTGGAAGAATTTGTTCCCTGTGGCGCTGTTGCAGGGATTTTTGCGCGTACCGATGCCCAGCGCGGTGTATGGAAAGCTCCGGCAGGTATTGACACAACATTAACCGGTGTTGCCGAGTTGACCATGAAGTTAACTGATGGTGAAAATGGCCTGCTGAATCCGCTGGGAGTTAATTGTTTACGCGACTTTCCGGGAATTGGTCGTGTTGTATGGGGTGCGCGTACGCTTGAGGGCGCTGACCATCTTGCATCGGAATGGAAATACGTCCCGGTTCGCCGTACCGCACTGTTTCTTGAAGAAAGCCTCTATCGCGGGCTAAAATGGGTTGTCTTCGAACCTAATGATGAGCCGCTTTGGGCGCAGATTCGTCTCAATGTTGGCGCATTTATGAATAACCTCTTTCGGCAAGGGGCATTCCAGGGTAAGACACCCAGAGAAGCATACTTTGTCAAATGTGATAGCGAAACCACAACCCAAACAGATATTAATTTAGGCATAGTGAATATCCTTGTTGGTTTTGCTCCTCTTAAACCTGCTGAGTTCGTAATTATCAGGATTCAGCAAATGGCTGGTCAAATTCAAACGTAG
- a CDS encoding hypothetical phage protein, producing MAPFPKNAHRFDPYKNFKFRVKWDGRYVAGVSKVSALKRTTEVVEHREGGDPSTTRRSPGRTKYEAITLERGITHDTEFERWANKVWNYDSGLGAEVSLKDFRKNIIIEVYNEAGQLAIAYKIFRCWVSEFQALPDLDANANAVAIQQIKLENEGWERDYEVGEPTESTFEEPVS from the coding sequence ATGGCGCCGTTTCCAAAAAATGCACACCGTTTTGATCCGTATAAAAATTTTAAGTTCCGTGTTAAATGGGATGGTCGTTATGTTGCGGGTGTAAGTAAAGTTAGTGCATTAAAACGCACGACTGAAGTAGTTGAACACCGCGAAGGCGGCGATCCGAGCACAACCAGAAGGTCGCCAGGCCGTACCAAATATGAAGCTATCACTCTTGAACGGGGTATTACTCATGATACGGAATTTGAAAGATGGGCTAATAAGGTCTGGAATTACGATTCAGGACTGGGGGCTGAGGTATCGCTTAAGGATTTTCGAAAAAATATTATTATTGAGGTGTATAACGAAGCCGGCCAATTGGCTATTGCTTACAAGATCTTTCGTTGTTGGGTCTCTGAATTTCAGGCATTACCGGATTTGGATGCAAATGCCAATGCAGTAGCTATACAGCAGATAAAATTAGAAAATGAGGGCTGGGAGCGTGATTACGAGGTAGGTGAACCAACTGAGTCAACTTTTGAAGAACCTGTTTCTTAA